The Vidua macroura isolate BioBank_ID:100142 chromosome 27, ASM2450914v1, whole genome shotgun sequence genome includes a window with the following:
- the DCAKD gene encoding dephospho-CoA kinase domain-containing protein isoform X1 has product MFLVGLSGGIASGKSTVVAVLRELGCAVIDADVIARQVVQPHSKAHQQILQHFGTEILLENGEINREALGSIIFSQPEKRRLLNSITHPEILKEMLKQVLKYFVLGYRYVILDIPLLFETRGLTRFMKYTVLVYCSDPPTQLARLMKRSGLGAAEAEARISSQLPLEEKRRWATHVIDNSGDWESTRRQVLQLHTRLEDSLDFLWARLAVGTAVAGLGGLVFLLIRHFIS; this is encoded by the exons ATGTTCCTGGTGGGACTCTCGGGTGGGATCGCATCTGGGAAGAGCACGGTGGTGGCCGTGCTgcgggagctgggctgtgccgtGATCGATGCCGATGTTATTGCCAGGCAGG TGGTGCAGCCCCACTCCAAGGCCCATCAGCAGATCCTGCAGCACTTTGGCACCGAGATCCTCCTGGAGAACGGCGAGATAAATCGCGAGGCTCTCGGAAGCATTATCTTCTCCCAGCCAGAGAAACGGCGGCTGCTGAACTCCATCACCCACCCTGAGATCCTGAAGGAGATGCTGAAGCAGGTCCTGAAGTACTTTGTACTTG GCTACCGCTATGTGATCCTCGACATACCTCTGCTCTTCGAGACCCGTGGATTGACCAGGTTTATGAAATACACGGTGCTGGTTTATTG cagtGACCCCCCGACACAGCTGGCGCGGCTGATGAAGAGGAGCGGCTTGGGCGCAGCCGAGGCCGAAGCTCGgatcagctcccagctgcccctGGAGGAGAAGCGCAGGTGGGCGACCCACGTCATCGACAACTCCGGGGACTGGGAGAGCACGCGGCGGCAggtcctgcagctgcacaccCGCCTCGAGGATTCCCTGGATTTCCTCTGGGCACGGCTGGCGGTGGGCACGGCTGTTGCCGGGCTCGGAGGGCTGGTGTTCCTCCTCATCCGGCATTTCATCTCTTAA
- the DCAKD gene encoding dephospho-CoA kinase domain-containing protein isoform X2, producing the protein MFLVGLSGGIASGKSTVVAVLRELGCAVIDADVIARQVVQPHSKAHQQILQHFGTEILLENGEINREALGSIIFSQPEKRRLLNSITHPEILKEMLKQVLKYFVLGYRYVILDIPLLFETRGLTRFMKYTVLVYCDPPTQLARLMKRSGLGAAEAEARISSQLPLEEKRRWATHVIDNSGDWESTRRQVLQLHTRLEDSLDFLWARLAVGTAVAGLGGLVFLLIRHFIS; encoded by the exons ATGTTCCTGGTGGGACTCTCGGGTGGGATCGCATCTGGGAAGAGCACGGTGGTGGCCGTGCTgcgggagctgggctgtgccgtGATCGATGCCGATGTTATTGCCAGGCAGG TGGTGCAGCCCCACTCCAAGGCCCATCAGCAGATCCTGCAGCACTTTGGCACCGAGATCCTCCTGGAGAACGGCGAGATAAATCGCGAGGCTCTCGGAAGCATTATCTTCTCCCAGCCAGAGAAACGGCGGCTGCTGAACTCCATCACCCACCCTGAGATCCTGAAGGAGATGCTGAAGCAGGTCCTGAAGTACTTTGTACTTG GCTACCGCTATGTGATCCTCGACATACCTCTGCTCTTCGAGACCCGTGGATTGACCAGGTTTATGAAATACACGGTGCTGGTTTATTG tGACCCCCCGACACAGCTGGCGCGGCTGATGAAGAGGAGCGGCTTGGGCGCAGCCGAGGCCGAAGCTCGgatcagctcccagctgcccctGGAGGAGAAGCGCAGGTGGGCGACCCACGTCATCGACAACTCCGGGGACTGGGAGAGCACGCGGCGGCAggtcctgcagctgcacaccCGCCTCGAGGATTCCCTGGATTTCCTCTGGGCACGGCTGGCGGTGGGCACGGCTGTTGCCGGGCTCGGAGGGCTGGTGTTCCTCCTCATCCGGCATTTCATCTCTTAA
- the C1QL1 gene encoding C1q-related factor produces the protein MVLVLVVLIPVLVSSAGTDGRYEMLGTCRMVCEPYGPAAPPQPAERGPLPPPSTLVQGPQGKPGRPGKPGPPGPPGEPGPPGPVGARGEAGRPGPPGLPGPGATGAVSAATYSTVPRVAFYAGLKNPHEGYEVLKFDDVVTNLGNSYDAASGKFTCAIPGTYFFTYHVLMRGGDGTSMWADLCKNGQVRASAIAQDADQNYDYASNSVILHLDAGDEVFIKLDGGKAHGGNNNKYSTFSGFIIYSD, from the exons ATGGTTCTGGTGCTGGTGGTGCTCATCCCGGTGCTGGTGAGCTCCGCCGGTACCGACGGCCGGTACGAGATGCTGGGCACCTGCCGGATGGTCTGCGAGCCCtacggccccgccgcccccccgcaACCGGCCGAACGCGGCCCCCTCCCGCCGCCCTCCACCCTGGTGCAAGGTCCTCAAGGCAAACCGGGAAGACCGGGGAAACCGGGACCACCGGGGCCGCCCGGAGAACCGGGACCGCCGGGGCCGGTGGGGGCGCGGGGTGAAGCAGGAAGACCGGGACCCCCGGGATTACCGGGACCGGGGGCTACGGGCGCGGTGAGCGCGGCCACCTACAGCACGGTGCCGCGGGTCGCCTTCTACGCCGGCCTCAAGAACCCCCACGAGGGCTACGAGGTCCTCAAGTTCGACGACGTGGTCACCAACCTGGGCAACAGCTACGACGCCGCCTCGGGCAAGTTCACCTGCGCCATCCCCGGCACCTACTTCTTCACCTACCACGTCCTCATGCGCGGCGGCGACGGCACCAGCATGTGGGCCGACCTCTGCAAGAACGGGCAG GTCCGGGCCAGCGCCATCGCGCAGGACGCCGACCAGAACTACGACTACGCCAGCAACAGCGTCATCCTGCACCTGGACGCGGGGGACGAGGTCTTCATCAAGCTGGACGGGGGCAAAGCCCACGGCGGCAACAACAACAAGTACAGCACCTTCTCCGGCTTCATCATCTACTCGGACTGA
- the KIF18B gene encoding LOW QUALITY PROTEIN: kinesin-like protein KIF18B (The sequence of the model RefSeq protein was modified relative to this genomic sequence to represent the inferred CDS: inserted 1 base in 1 codon): MNPWGFRWCQHSSMATSGTSDNVPGLRRTGGTLSASDNGRAVCPSRRVPAALAALGRAPVAAPLSAGRCRRRRLRRPFPVTEAVPRPLHGNADPTHHMRTQMIGSGAVSPSSPMPQAQVPVGGQSPXPQEGSVAVVLRVRPPSPRERAAPAVLHVLNQHAVLLSSEEPGGTGGTTPPACCHRRPLKNLEFEFDHVFDERATQEEVFQHTTLPLLETLLAGYNCSMFAYGASGVGKTHTMMGSKTTPGIVHLATVELYKRLEAMKDKGCEVLVSYQQVYKERVYDLLEPQGPLNVWEQPGKGAVAQGLSFHQPTSAEQLLDMLAKGNKNRAQCPTKANASSSRSHAIFQIQVKQWDTTGGLPRDPRVAKLSFIDLAGSERAWDTSDRGEGLWEGTSINRSLLALKSVVRALAGAKSHVPFRDSKLTLLLKDSLGGSCRSTVIAAVSPAAPAGPDTYSTLRFASLARRILLPSLQGTGMSPCSSRAASPLNLQFQARTPSPLLQDLQDQEQNLSPDEITTKTKEVKVLALEVSTGLEESTGLEESTGLEESIGLEEAAPPCSPAEPSEAAPAPGMKLSCAAEAPVTMPDLPVPSTDPECSQELSPCSSPRPMSPGPVKRMLESSSDSQSENSRGSGTRRKRQRSRGMAAETPRAAQSPAQSSPVSPGPRCVSRQPSPPAGTQSPGTPAPAPARTPSPLPGPAPGLLPPSAEQQQPELRAALLRSSPSTSPSVQTPNASSSSLPRSSCSSASIPSCPAVPSWPWFQLRPGVCAPSVGSVLYVCLQVMSGFRK; encoded by the exons ATGAATCCTTGGGGATTCCGttggtgccagcacagctccatggCTACCAGCGGCACGAGTGACAACGTTCCAGGGCTGAGGCGCACCGGTGGAACCCTGAGCGCGAGTGACAACGGCCGGGCTGTCTGTCCCTCCCGGCGCGTCCCGGCCGCGCTGGCAGCGCTCGGCCGCGCTCCGGTCGCTGCTCCGCTCTCAGCGGGGCGCTGCAGGCGGAGGCGATTGCGAAGGCCGTTCCCGGTGACCGAGGCTGTGCCTCGTCCCTTGCACGGCAATGCCGACCCCACGC acCACATGAGGACCCAGATGATTGGATCGGGAGCCGTGTCCCCGAGCAGCCCGATGCCCCAGGCCCAGGTGCCAGTTGGGGGGCAGAGCC CGCCCCAGGAGGGCTCCGTGGCCGTGGTGCTGCGTGTGAGGCCGCCCAGCCCCCGGGAGCGAGCTGCACCCGCTGTCCTGCACGTCCTGAACCAGCACGCGGTGCTGCTCAGCTCCGAGGAGCCCGGCGGCACCGGCGGCACCACGCCGCCTGCCTGCTGCCACAGGCGCCCCCTCAAGAACCTCGAATTTGAGTTCGACCACGTTTTTGACGAGAGGGCCACGCAGGAAGAGGTGTTCCAGCACACCACGCTCCCTCTGCTGGAAACCCTCCTCGCTGGCTACAACTGCTCCA TGTTTGCCTACGGTGCTTCGGGAGTCGGGAAAACCCACACCATGATGGGCTCCAAGACCACCCCTGGCATCGTGCACCTGGCCACGGTGGAGCTGTACAAGAGGCTCGAGGCCATGAAGGACAAGGGCTGTGAGGTCCTGGTCTCCTACCAGCAG GTGTACAAAGAGCGCGTCTATGACCTGCTGGAGCCCCAGGGCCCGCTGAATgtctgggagcagcctgggaaaggAGCCGTGGCACAGGGTCTCTCCTTCCACCAG CCCAcgtcagcagagcagctcctggacaTGTTGGCCAAAGGCAATAAAAACCGAGCACAGTGTCCCACCAAGGCCAACGcctcctcctcccgctcccACGCCATCTTCCAG ATCCAGGTGAAGCAGTGGGACACCACTGGCGGCCTCCCCAGGGACCCACGTGTGGCCAAGCTGAGCTTCATCGACCTGGCGGGTTCGGAGCGAGCCTGGGACACCTCGGACAggggagaggggctgtgggagggCACCAGCATCAACCGCTCGCTGCTGGCCCTCAAAAGCGTCGTCCGTGCCCTGGCGGGAGCCAAG AGCCACGTGCCGTTCCGGGACAGCAAACTGACGCTGCTGCTGAAGGACTCGCTGGGCGGCAGCTGCCGCAGCACCGTGATCGCGGCCGTGAGCCCCGCGGCGCCCGCCGGCCCCGACACCTACAGCACGCTCCGCTTCGCCAGCCTGGCCAGGCGCATCCTGCTGCCG TCCCTGCAGGGCACCGGGAtgtctccctgcagctccagagcagcctccCCGCTCAATCTGCAGTTCCAGGCAAGGACACCAAGTCCCCTTCTGCAGGACCTGCAGGACCAGGAACAGAA CCTCAGCCCTGATGAAATTACTACGAAGACAAAGGAAGTGAAGGTCCTGGCACTGGAGGTTTCCACAGGGCTGGAGGAGTCCACAGGGCTGGAGGAGTCCACAGGGCTGGAGGAGTCCATAGGACTGGAGGAAGCTGCACCTCCCTGTAGCCCCGCAGAGCCcagtgaggctgccccagccccaggaatgAAGCTGAGCTGTGCCG CCGAGGCTCCTGTCACCATGCCAGatctccctgtgcccagcaccgACCCGGAATGTTCCCAGGAGCTCTCCCCGTGCTCCAGTCCCAGGCCGATGTCTCCGGGGCCGGTTAAGAGGATGCTCGAGTCGAGCAGCGATTCCCAATCAGAAAATTCCCGCGGCTCCGGAACACGGAGGAAGCGCCAGCGGAGTCGTGGGATGGCAGCAGAGACTCCGCGGGCAGCGCAGAGCCCCGCGCAGAGCTCCCCTGTGTCCCCGGGGCCCCGCTGTGTCAGTCGCCAGCCCTCCCCGCCGGCGGGCACCCAAAGCCCTGGCACCCCGGCACCAGCGCCTGCAcggacccccagccccctgcccggGCCGGCTCCAGGGCTGCTTCCCCCGAgcgctgagcagcagcagccagagctccgGGCAGCCCTCCTGCGTTCATCCCCCAGCACCTCTCCCAGTGTCCAAACTCCAAACGCCTCCAGTTCCTCTCTGCCCCGCTCTTCCTGCAGCTCCGCGAGCATCCCCTCCTGCCCCGCCGTGCCCTCCTGGCCGTGGTTCCAGCTGCGTCCCGGCGTTTGTGCCCCCTCTGTTGGCTCAGTCCTCTACGTGTGTTTGCAGGTTATGAGTGGCTTTAGGAAATAA